The following are encoded in a window of Bacillota bacterium genomic DNA:
- a CDS encoding spore germination protein yields the protein MREDWGVDEIQVAFLALAVVAPTAILTLPRILARVDGQDGWAAALLGLPAGLLPLAALGALDRRSPGATFGEQAAAELGPLGGRLATAAAALLFGLLAAIVTREVADAVQAENLPRTPLPAVVALVLWAPVVAARQGLETMARWAQLLVGGGLCLLLLLLLGSARDLHPEYLLPLFGHGWRPLLAGAVSPASFYVKSFVLAYVLPFRGGRRAAYGAALAGLGAGALLLALTAAVTVALFGPLAASFPQPVFEAARLIALAEFLTHLDALAVAVWLALGLAKLGLVFLAFVLALADLFDLRQPRPATLPAAALTGVLAVVEFRSNVEFQDWLFTVWPAVSAGLVLLPAAVLAGGLLRERRRSRKTAVTAGAPPDGRPERGK from the coding sequence GTGCGCGAGGACTGGGGAGTCGACGAGATCCAGGTGGCCTTCCTCGCCTTGGCCGTGGTCGCCCCCACGGCCATCCTGACGCTGCCCCGGATCCTGGCGCGGGTGGACGGGCAGGACGGGTGGGCGGCGGCCCTCCTGGGCCTGCCCGCCGGCCTCCTGCCGCTCGCCGCGCTGGGGGCGCTCGACCGCCGCAGTCCGGGGGCCACCTTCGGCGAGCAGGCCGCGGCCGAGCTGGGGCCCCTGGGCGGCCGTCTCGCCACCGCCGCGGCCGCCCTGCTCTTCGGCCTTCTGGCCGCGATCGTGACGCGCGAGGTGGCCGACGCCGTCCAGGCCGAGAACCTCCCCCGGACGCCGCTTCCCGCGGTGGTGGCGCTGGTCCTCTGGGCGCCGGTGGTGGCCGCCCGGCAGGGCCTGGAGACGATGGCCCGCTGGGCCCAGCTTCTCGTCGGCGGCGGGCTCTGTCTGCTGCTGCTCCTCCTCCTGGGCTCGGCCCGCGACCTGCACCCGGAGTACCTGCTGCCCCTCTTCGGCCACGGCTGGAGGCCGCTTCTGGCCGGGGCGGTGTCGCCCGCCTCGTTCTATGTCAAGTCCTTCGTCCTGGCCTACGTCCTCCCGTTCCGCGGCGGCCGCCGCGCCGCCTACGGGGCGGCGCTGGCCGGCCTGGGGGCGGGCGCCCTCCTTCTGGCCCTCACCGCGGCCGTCACGGTGGCCCTCTTCGGCCCGCTGGCGGCCTCGTTCCCCCAGCCGGTCTTCGAGGCGGCGCGGTTGATCGCGCTGGCGGAGTTCCTCACCCATCTGGACGCCCTGGCGGTGGCCGTCTGGCTCGCCCTGGGCCTGGCCAAGCTCGGGCTCGTCTTCCTCGCCTTCGTCCTGGCGCTGGCCGACCTTTTCGACCTCCGCCAGCCGCGGCCGGCGACGCTGCCCGCCGCCGCCCTGACCGGCGTCCTGGCCGTCGTCGAGTTCCGCTCCAACGTGGAGTTCCAGGATTGGCTCTTCACAGTCTGGCCCGCCGTCTCCGCGGGGCTCGTCCTCCTGCCCGCCGCGGTCCTGGCGGGAGGCCTGCTCCGGGAGCGGAGGCGGTCCCGGAAGACTGCCGTCACGGCCGGCGCCCCCCCGGACGGCCGCCCGGAGAGGGGGAAGTAG
- a CDS encoding Ger(x)C family spore germination protein translates to MRLAGRSREALLAGALLALLPLAAGCWDRVEIIDRAFVAAAAVDAAPNGYRLAVQIVLPQSLATPGGDGGGSGGGRPSVALLSAEGRTLAEAAGRLDLQAAGRLFWGQTRLVVVGEALARRGVAGVVDFLVRNRESRLRTDLLVARGTAAPLLSLAPPYRDIPAETLYQELRKGRVPRLYAFEAAIRLREAGRGFLAPAVDVARPGLPRPSPSQGGTPTVAAAAQPVLDGAGVFSGDRLVGWLDAPLAQGALWLSGQGVGSPVTLAYGGQPVTLRIERLGVRSRAVRSGGQALIRLRIDVDDSLEAASGLELPLDRPDSLERLSTALAAEVRHRTLAALAATRRMGADVWDFGHLLAGQQPGLWAGGLARGWPAGLRSLPVDVRVEADIRSPGRLVGSLPPGRGRPAPGG, encoded by the coding sequence ATGCGCCTCGCGGGCCGGAGCCGGGAGGCGCTCCTCGCCGGCGCGCTCCTGGCGCTCCTACCCCTGGCCGCCGGCTGCTGGGACCGGGTGGAGATCATCGACCGCGCCTTCGTGGCGGCGGCCGCCGTGGACGCGGCGCCGAACGGATACCGGCTGGCGGTGCAGATCGTCCTGCCGCAGTCGCTGGCTACACCGGGGGGCGATGGCGGCGGCTCCGGAGGCGGTCGGCCCAGCGTCGCCCTCCTCTCCGCCGAAGGCCGGACGCTGGCCGAGGCGGCCGGGCGTCTGGACCTGCAGGCGGCAGGCCGTCTCTTCTGGGGGCAGACGCGCCTGGTGGTGGTGGGAGAGGCGCTGGCACGGCGCGGCGTCGCGGGGGTGGTGGACTTCCTGGTGCGGAACCGCGAGAGTCGCCTGCGGACCGACCTGCTGGTCGCCCGTGGCACGGCCGCGCCCCTCCTCTCGCTGGCGCCGCCCTACCGCGACATCCCCGCCGAGACGCTCTACCAGGAGCTGCGGAAGGGGCGGGTGCCGCGCCTCTACGCCTTTGAGGCGGCTATCCGCCTGCGCGAGGCCGGTCGGGGCTTCCTCGCGCCCGCCGTAGACGTCGCCCGCCCGGGGCTCCCCCGCCCCTCCCCGTCGCAGGGCGGGACGCCGACGGTGGCGGCGGCCGCCCAGCCCGTGCTGGACGGCGCCGGCGTCTTCTCGGGCGACCGCCTAGTCGGCTGGCTCGACGCCCCCCTGGCGCAGGGCGCCCTCTGGCTCTCCGGGCAGGGCGTCGGGAGCCCGGTGACCCTCGCCTACGGCGGCCAGCCGGTGACGCTGCGCATCGAGCGGCTGGGCGTCCGGAGCCGGGCCGTGCGAAGCGGGGGACAGGCGCTGATCCGCCTGCGGATCGACGTCGACGACAGCCTGGAGGCGGCCTCCGGGCTAGAACTCCCGTTGGACCGGCCCGACTCGCTGGAACGGCTTTCCACCGCGCTGGCCGCGGAGGTGCGGCACCGTACTTTGGCCGCTCTGGCGGCCACGCGGCGCATGGGTGCGGACGTCTGGGACTTCGGCCATCTCCTGGCCGGCCAACAGCCGGGGCTCTGGGCCGGCGGCCTGGCGCGCGGCTGGCCCGCCGGGCTGCGCTCGTTGCCGGTCGATGTGCGGGTGGAGGCCGACATCCGCTCCCCCGGCAGGCTGGTGGGCAGCCTGCCCCCGGGCCGTGGCCGCCCCGCGCCCGGAGGGTGA
- a CDS encoding spore germination protein: MSLAGGARTAPRAEIVRLHQLSDLAHRALSLEVALLWELSRHRPLSGRPEADALLLGTLLGGAGAADFVERAILLPGWGEGRLLWFSSLVDSRLLDQAIYGAISARRPGGNAADARPARSVEEAVRALGEGRVLVLLPGRPAALALAAQGHARRPVGEPQKETAVRGSREAFVEDLKDDIALVRRRVHDPRLRVERLKLGGLRASDACLVWIQGLSDDALVNEMRRRLRSIRLSQVPDARYVEELVTDAPLSLFPTALVTERPDTVAAALDEGRLAVLVDGSPEALILPATFWSFLQAADDYYTSFWIASFLRLLRFGMTLLALVFPAFYIAVIAFHPEMLPGVLALYLARTRLNVPFPAVIEAFLMELAFETLREAGTHLPPKLSTSLSVVGALVIGQAVVSSGLVSWPIVVVVSVTAIANFALPSWEMAAGVRLLRFGLMLLAALFGLPGLLVGLAVILAHLSGLRSLGVPYLAPLVPLKRAALADTLLRLPHWWPRRRPALLEPGEPVAVPPGQRPEPPAAAGTAGSPR; encoded by the coding sequence TTGTCCCTGGCAGGCGGAGCGAGGACGGCTCCGCGCGCGGAGATCGTCCGGCTGCACCAGTTGAGCGACTTGGCGCACCGCGCCCTCTCCCTGGAGGTCGCCCTTCTCTGGGAGCTCAGCCGGCACCGCCCCTTGAGCGGGCGACCGGAGGCCGACGCCCTGCTGCTGGGCACGCTCCTGGGCGGCGCCGGGGCGGCCGACTTCGTCGAGCGGGCGATCCTCCTGCCCGGGTGGGGCGAGGGGCGTCTCCTCTGGTTCTCCTCGCTGGTGGACAGCCGCCTTCTGGATCAGGCGATCTACGGCGCCATCTCGGCCCGGCGCCCGGGCGGGAACGCGGCCGACGCCAGGCCGGCGCGGAGCGTGGAGGAGGCGGTTCGCGCCCTGGGCGAAGGGCGGGTGCTGGTGCTCCTGCCGGGCCGCCCAGCCGCGCTCGCGCTGGCGGCGCAGGGTCACGCCCGGCGCCCCGTCGGCGAACCGCAGAAGGAGACCGCCGTCCGCGGCTCGCGGGAGGCGTTCGTCGAGGACCTGAAGGACGACATCGCCCTGGTCCGGCGCCGCGTCCACGACCCGCGTCTGCGCGTGGAGCGCCTCAAGCTGGGCGGCCTCCGGGCCAGCGACGCCTGTCTCGTCTGGATCCAGGGGCTTTCCGACGACGCGCTGGTCAACGAGATGCGGCGCCGCCTGCGTTCCATCCGCCTCTCCCAGGTGCCGGACGCCCGCTATGTCGAGGAGCTGGTGACGGACGCGCCGCTCAGCCTCTTCCCCACCGCGCTGGTCACCGAGCGGCCGGACACCGTGGCCGCAGCGCTGGACGAGGGGCGGCTGGCGGTCCTGGTCGACGGCTCGCCCGAGGCGCTGATCCTGCCGGCCACGTTCTGGAGCTTCCTGCAGGCGGCGGACGACTACTACACGTCCTTTTGGATCGCTTCGTTCCTCCGGCTCCTGCGCTTCGGCATGACGCTCCTCGCCCTGGTCTTCCCTGCCTTCTACATCGCGGTCATCGCCTTCCACCCGGAGATGCTGCCGGGTGTGCTGGCCCTCTACCTGGCGCGGACGAGGCTGAACGTGCCCTTCCCGGCGGTCATCGAAGCCTTCCTGATGGAGTTGGCCTTCGAGACGCTGCGCGAGGCGGGCACGCACCTCCCGCCCAAGCTGAGCACCAGCCTCTCGGTGGTGGGCGCGCTGGTCATCGGCCAGGCCGTCGTCTCCTCGGGCCTAGTCAGCTGGCCCATCGTGGTGGTGGTCTCCGTCACGGCCATCGCCAACTTCGCCCTGCCCAGCTGGGAGATGGCCGCCGGCGTCCGACTGCTCCGCTTCGGGCTGATGCTCCTGGCCGCGCTCTTCGGGCTGCCCGGGCTCCTCGTCGGCCTGGCCGTGATCCTGGCCCACCTCAGCGGTCTCCGTTCCCTCGGCGTGCCCTACCTGGCCCCCCTGGTGCCGCTCAAGCGCGCGGCGCTGGCGGATACGCTTCTCCGTCTGCCGCACTGGTGGCCGCGCCGCCGCCCGGCGCTGCTGGAGCCGGGCGAGCCCGTGGCCGTGCCGCCGGGCCAGCGGCCCGAGCCGCCGGCCGCGGCGGGCACCGCCGGGAGCCCCCGCTGA
- a CDS encoding methyl-accepting chemotaxis protein gives MRAKLLAAFLAVDLLVLLVGGMAAGGLGAESSAYSLLAERAQRVELAAWQLNQAETDAERAVAMYLLTDDPSYQSAFETAVSQSESAARQMRDLATTAGELRQLDELEKMRSAYHAEAGRLFQAGTAGQRGDTLAMIGQTSTLHSLRVVVSQGADALVGAATQEAQRLEGLAEATARRTVLATLAVTAAAMLVALGAALWLSRLFSAPLRRLAEAAGRVGRGELELEADLGKIGGNDETGDLARGFARMVERLGALLGGVRSGAERLAATARVLLGAADETARAAGAIGQALTRVATTAGRQAEAVERAARAVAQLREAIDQIALGAERQATQVGEASQTLEALGQALAAVAESGGEALASSRRATASGREGGEAVAATLGDLARVRELSAAATAAVRELGERSEEVGRIVETVAGLAEQTKLLALNAAIEAARAGEHGRGFAVVAQEVRALAQRSAEATREIAELLGRMASGVQATSGAIAQVDERLERGAAGVDRAQAALEAILGAIHETDAAIRSIAERSEAARRRAGELGAVMEGLAATAEENASAAEEMAAGAAEVGHVMAALIADSQATAAAAEEAEAAVEELGASSRELRQTGADLARMSEALEGQLGRFRLESGRGPEPAGGPPPAPAPAAAEPA, from the coding sequence ATGAGAGCCAAGCTGCTGGCAGCCTTCCTGGCGGTGGACCTGCTGGTCCTGCTGGTGGGGGGGATGGCGGCGGGCGGCCTCGGCGCTGAGTCGTCCGCTTACTCCCTGCTTGCGGAGCGGGCGCAGCGCGTGGAGCTGGCCGCCTGGCAGCTCAACCAGGCCGAGACGGACGCCGAGCGAGCCGTGGCCATGTACCTGCTGACGGACGATCCCAGCTATCAGTCGGCTTTCGAGACGGCGGTCAGCCAGTCGGAGAGCGCCGCCCGCCAGATGCGCGACCTGGCCACCACGGCCGGCGAGCTGCGCCAGCTGGACGAGCTGGAGAAGATGCGGAGCGCCTACCACGCCGAGGCGGGACGGCTCTTCCAGGCGGGTACGGCCGGGCAGCGGGGCGACACGCTGGCCATGATCGGCCAGACGTCCACCCTGCACTCGCTGCGGGTGGTCGTCAGCCAGGGGGCCGACGCCCTGGTGGGGGCCGCCACGCAGGAGGCCCAACGGCTGGAGGGCTTGGCCGAGGCGACGGCGCGACGGACGGTGCTGGCCACGCTGGCCGTGACGGCGGCGGCCATGCTGGTCGCCCTGGGGGCCGCCCTCTGGCTCTCGCGGCTCTTCTCCGCCCCCCTGCGGCGACTGGCCGAGGCCGCGGGTCGGGTCGGCCGCGGCGAACTGGAGCTGGAAGCCGACCTGGGGAAGATCGGCGGCAACGACGAGACGGGCGACTTGGCGCGGGGCTTCGCCCGCATGGTCGAGCGCCTCGGCGCGCTCCTGGGCGGGGTGCGGAGCGGAGCGGAGCGACTGGCGGCGACGGCCCGTGTACTGCTCGGAGCCGCCGACGAGACCGCCCGCGCGGCGGGGGCGATCGGCCAGGCGCTGACGCGGGTGGCGACCACGGCCGGCCGTCAGGCGGAGGCGGTAGAGAGGGCCGCGCGGGCGGTGGCCCAGCTGCGGGAGGCCATCGATCAGATCGCCCTGGGTGCGGAGCGGCAGGCGACACAGGTGGGCGAGGCCTCGCAGACCCTGGAGGCGCTCGGGCAGGCGCTGGCGGCGGTGGCGGAGAGCGGAGGGGAGGCGCTGGCCAGCTCGCGACGGGCCACCGCCTCGGGTCGGGAGGGCGGCGAGGCGGTGGCGGCGACGCTGGGCGACTTGGCGCGCGTGCGCGAGCTTTCCGCGGCAGCCACCGCCGCCGTGCGCGAACTGGGCGAGCGCTCCGAGGAAGTGGGGCGGATCGTGGAGACCGTGGCCGGGCTGGCCGAACAGACGAAGCTCCTGGCGCTCAACGCGGCCATCGAGGCGGCCCGCGCTGGCGAGCACGGGCGCGGCTTCGCGGTCGTCGCCCAGGAGGTGCGGGCGCTGGCTCAGCGCTCCGCGGAGGCGACGCGGGAGATCGCCGAGCTGCTGGGGCGCATGGCCAGCGGAGTGCAGGCGACCTCCGGGGCCATCGCCCAAGTGGACGAGCGGCTCGAACGGGGGGCGGCGGGGGTCGACCGGGCGCAGGCCGCCCTGGAGGCGATCCTCGGGGCCATCCACGAGACCGACGCCGCCATCCGCTCCATCGCCGAGCGCAGCGAGGCGGCCCGGCGCCGTGCCGGCGAACTGGGCGCCGTGATGGAGGGGCTCGCGGCCACCGCAGAGGAGAACGCCTCGGCCGCCGAGGAGATGGCGGCGGGAGCCGCCGAGGTGGGCCACGTGATGGCGGCGCTGATCGCCGACAGTCAGGCTACGGCCGCCGCGGCCGAGGAGGCGGAGGCGGCGGTGGAGGAGCTGGGGGCTTCCAGCCGGGAGCTGCGGCAGACGGGGGCCGACCTGGCGCGGATGAGCGAGGCGCTGGAGGGGCAGCTGGGGCGCTTCCGCCTGGAATCCGGTCGGGGGCCGGAGCCGGCCGGCGGCCCGCCGCCGGCGCCCGCCCCGGCGGCGGCCGAGCCCGCCTGA
- a CDS encoding SPFH/Band 7/PHB domain protein has protein sequence MPVGSLILLLIFLVLVVAVARATVHIVPEYQRLVVFRLGKCIGHRGPGLVLLIPVVDRPMAVDLRERFLEIPKQTSITKDNAPIGIDFLVYSRVEDPVSSVVRITDFSSAVTGLATTNLRAVVGDLTLDDVLARRDYINQTLAEKLDEVTEGWGVKVTRVEIREITPPADVQEAMVRQMSAERARRAMITEAEGQKQAAVTVAEGEKQAAILRAEGSKQAQILAAEGLATALEAIYGVARSVDANTMTLEYLDVLRGMAQGPGTKFVIPMEFTRLLEPLLARSRPAGGTAAEAGPAGADGPRGS, from the coding sequence GTGCCGGTCGGCAGCCTGATCCTGCTGCTCATCTTCCTCGTGCTGGTGGTCGCGGTGGCGCGCGCCACCGTCCACATCGTGCCGGAGTACCAGCGGCTCGTCGTCTTCCGCCTGGGGAAGTGCATCGGCCACCGGGGTCCGGGGCTGGTCCTGCTCATCCCCGTCGTCGACCGGCCGATGGCCGTCGACCTGCGCGAGCGTTTCCTGGAGATCCCCAAGCAGACCTCCATCACCAAGGACAACGCGCCCATCGGCATCGACTTCCTGGTCTACTCGCGGGTGGAGGATCCCGTCAGCTCGGTGGTCCGCATCACCGACTTCTCCAGCGCCGTCACGGGGTTGGCCACCACCAACCTGCGCGCGGTGGTCGGCGACCTCACCCTGGACGACGTCCTGGCGCGGCGGGACTACATCAACCAGACGCTGGCCGAGAAGCTGGACGAGGTGACCGAGGGCTGGGGTGTGAAGGTGACGCGGGTGGAGATCCGCGAGATCACGCCGCCCGCCGACGTCCAGGAGGCCATGGTCCGGCAGATGTCCGCCGAACGGGCACGCCGCGCCATGATCACCGAGGCCGAGGGCCAGAAGCAGGCGGCGGTGACGGTGGCGGAGGGCGAGAAGCAGGCGGCCATCCTGCGCGCCGAAGGATCGAAGCAGGCGCAGATCCTGGCCGCCGAGGGGCTGGCCACGGCGCTGGAGGCCATCTACGGCGTGGCCCGCTCCGTGGACGCCAACACCATGACGCTGGAGTACCTGGACGTCCTGCGCGGCATGGCCCAGGGTCCGGGCACCAAGTTCGTCATTCCCATGGAGTTCACGCGTCTTCTGGAACCGCTGCTGGCACGGAGCCGTCCGGCGGGCGGGACGGCTGCCGAAGCGGGACCGGCCGGGGCGGACGGCCCGCGCGGGTCCTAG
- a CDS encoding ATP-dependent Clp protease proteolytic subunit produces MDGGARPSRPAARRPRRGRRLAALLLGVLLASAVAPAGSRAADSRPLVEVLAFRGAVEPVSAALVTARIRQAERDGAAAFVLELDTPGGGMESMRQIAQAMLASSVPVVVYVYPSGARAASAGTFLAYAAHIAAMAPGTEIGAASPVGAGGSQLSPTEAAKVTSDAVAMITAWAERNGRNAAWAAEAVRSAASLPAQEALRQHVVDAVAPSLEKLLRQLDGREVVVASAEGERRVRLDLAGASVRLIPVPWWTQAAEVLADPNLSLLLLSLGFWGLVSEFAHPNLAGGVLGGIAAILGLLGLELLSASAVGVLLVLAGLALFLVGLKVQAHGFVSAAGALAFALGSLFLFPSTGVPGLPAPSPAPLLVGGLVLLSLAASLGVGWLVRRSRRPALALGAGGLVGLRGRVLEPVRAPGERPAGLVRAGGSDWRAVLAPPPAGQEAAPGALPPGSEVEVVAVRGLTLVVRPAGPQRADGE; encoded by the coding sequence GTGGACGGCGGCGCCCGCCCGTCTCGCCCGGCGGCCCGCCGCCCCCGCCGGGGGCGTCGCCTGGCCGCCCTCCTGCTGGGGGTGTTGCTGGCGAGCGCCGTTGCGCCCGCCGGCAGCCGGGCGGCGGACTCCCGGCCGCTGGTGGAGGTGCTCGCCTTCCGGGGCGCCGTCGAGCCGGTCAGCGCCGCCCTGGTGACGGCGCGCATCCGCCAGGCCGAGCGCGACGGAGCGGCCGCCTTCGTGCTGGAGCTGGACACGCCCGGCGGCGGCATGGAGAGCATGCGCCAGATCGCCCAGGCCATGCTCGCCAGCAGCGTGCCCGTGGTGGTCTACGTCTACCCCTCCGGCGCCCGCGCCGCCTCGGCCGGAACCTTCCTGGCCTACGCCGCCCACATCGCGGCCATGGCGCCCGGCACCGAGATCGGCGCGGCCAGCCCGGTGGGCGCCGGCGGCAGCCAGCTCAGCCCCACGGAGGCGGCCAAGGTCACCTCCGACGCGGTGGCCATGATCACCGCCTGGGCCGAGCGCAACGGGCGAAACGCCGCCTGGGCGGCCGAGGCGGTTCGCAGCGCCGCCTCCCTGCCCGCCCAGGAGGCGCTCCGCCAGCACGTGGTCGACGCCGTGGCGCCCTCCCTGGAGAAGCTGCTCCGCCAACTCGACGGCCGCGAGGTCGTGGTCGCCTCGGCGGAGGGCGAGCGGCGCGTCCGCCTCGACCTGGCCGGGGCCTCCGTCCGCCTCATCCCCGTGCCCTGGTGGACGCAGGCCGCCGAGGTCCTGGCCGATCCCAACCTGTCGCTCCTCCTGCTCTCACTGGGCTTCTGGGGCCTCGTCTCGGAGTTCGCCCATCCCAACCTGGCCGGCGGTGTGCTCGGCGGCATCGCGGCCATCCTCGGCCTCCTCGGGCTGGAGCTGCTCAGCGCCAGCGCCGTCGGCGTGCTTCTGGTCCTGGCTGGTCTGGCGCTCTTTCTGGTCGGCCTGAAGGTGCAGGCGCACGGCTTCGTGAGCGCGGCCGGGGCGCTGGCCTTCGCCCTGGGCTCGCTCTTTCTCTTCCCGTCGACGGGCGTCCCCGGTCTCCCCGCCCCCTCCCCGGCCCCGCTGCTGGTGGGGGGCCTGGTGCTCCTCTCGCTGGCGGCCAGCCTCGGCGTCGGCTGGCTGGTCCGGCGAAGCCGGCGGCCGGCGCTGGCGCTGGGTGCCGGCGGGCTTGTCGGCCTCCGCGGGCGCGTCCTGGAGCCGGTGCGGGCGCCCGGCGAGCGGCCGGCCGGCCTGGTGCGGGCCGGCGGCAGCGACTGGCGGGCGGTCCTGGCGCCGCCTCCCGCGGGGCAGGAAGCCGCGCCCGGCGCGCTCCCCCCCGGCAGCGAGGTGGAGGTGGTGGCGGTGCGCGGCCTGACGCTGGTGGTGCGCCCGGCAGGCCCGCAGCGCGCGGACGGCGAATGA
- a CDS encoding carbonic anhydrase, whose product MEELEAILEANRRYAERFEHGGLAAPPARRLAVVTCMDARLDVEAMLGLRPGDAHILRNAGGVVTDDVIRSLVVSQRLLGTRVVLLIHHTGCGMLALRDDDLRRQIEAEVGIRPPFAFDAFADLEADLRQSVARIQASPFLPYKEEVYGLVYDVDSGRLRRVV is encoded by the coding sequence ATGGAGGAGCTCGAGGCGATCCTGGAGGCCAACCGGCGCTACGCCGAGCGGTTCGAGCACGGCGGGCTGGCCGCCCCGCCGGCCCGGCGGCTGGCCGTGGTCACCTGCATGGACGCCCGCCTCGACGTGGAAGCCATGCTCGGCCTGCGCCCGGGCGACGCGCACATCCTCCGCAACGCCGGCGGCGTCGTCACCGACGACGTGATCCGCTCCCTGGTCGTCTCGCAGCGGCTGCTGGGGACGCGCGTGGTGCTCCTCATCCACCACACCGGCTGCGGCATGCTCGCCCTCCGCGACGACGACCTGCGCCGGCAGATCGAGGCCGAGGTGGGCATCCGGCCGCCCTTCGCCTTCGACGCCTTCGCGGATCTCGAGGCGGACCTGCGCCAGTCGGTGGCGCGCATCCAGGCCAGCCCCTTTCTTCCCTACAAGGAAGAAGTCTACGGCCTCGTCTACGACGTCGACAGCGGCCGCCTGCGCCGGGTGGTCTGA
- the pdxS gene encoding pyridoxal 5'-phosphate synthase lyase subunit PdxS, producing the protein MGVEEARPEAGGQKSQGTPLLKRGLAEMLKGGVIMDVTTPEQARIAQEAGAVAVMALERVPADIRAAGGVARMADPARIKAIMEAVSIPVMAKVRIGHFAEAQILEALGVDYIDESEVLTPADEEFHIDKERFRVPFVCGARDLGEALRRIAEGAAMIRTKGEPGTGNVVEAVRHLRRVNAQIRRLVQLPEEELVREARELGAPLELVRETRERGRLPVVNFAAGGVATPADAALLMQLGADGIFVGSGIFKSADPARRARAIVLATTHYDDPQVLAEVSQELGEAMPGIDTAALEPAQRMQERGI; encoded by the coding sequence ATGGGGGTCGAGGAGGCCCGGCCGGAGGCCGGCGGGCAGAAGAGCCAGGGCACGCCGCTGCTGAAGCGCGGCCTGGCGGAGATGCTGAAGGGCGGCGTCATCATGGACGTCACCACGCCCGAGCAGGCGCGCATCGCCCAGGAGGCGGGCGCGGTGGCCGTGATGGCGCTGGAGCGCGTGCCCGCCGACATCCGCGCGGCCGGCGGAGTGGCGCGCATGGCGGATCCGGCCAGGATCAAGGCGATCATGGAGGCGGTCTCCATCCCCGTCATGGCCAAGGTCCGCATCGGCCACTTCGCCGAGGCGCAGATCCTGGAGGCTCTGGGTGTCGACTACATCGACGAGAGCGAGGTGCTCACCCCCGCCGACGAAGAGTTCCACATCGACAAGGAGCGCTTCCGCGTCCCCTTCGTCTGCGGCGCCCGCGACCTGGGCGAGGCGCTGCGCCGGATCGCCGAGGGAGCGGCCATGATCCGGACCAAGGGCGAGCCGGGGACGGGCAACGTCGTCGAGGCGGTGCGCCACCTGCGCCGCGTCAACGCCCAGATCCGGCGCCTGGTCCAGCTCCCCGAGGAGGAGCTGGTACGCGAGGCGCGCGAGCTGGGCGCGCCGCTGGAGCTGGTGCGCGAGACCCGCGAGCGGGGCCGCCTGCCGGTGGTCAACTTCGCGGCGGGCGGCGTCGCCACACCCGCCGACGCGGCGCTCCTGATGCAGCTGGGCGCCGACGGCATCTTCGTCGGCTCGGGCATCTTCAAGTCGGCCGACCCCGCCCGGCGGGCCCGCGCCATCGTCCTGGCCACCACCCACTACGACGATCCGCAGGTGCTGGCGGAGGTCTCGCAGGAGCTGGGCGAGGCCATGCCGGGCATCGACACCGCCGCCCTGGAGCCCGCGCAGCGGATGCAGGAGCGGGGGATCTAG
- the pdxT gene encoding pyridoxal 5'-phosphate synthase glutaminase subunit PdxT, which yields MEERLSRPPVGVLDLQGDVREHVRALEQAGAEVRRVKRPEQLAGLRGLVLPGGESTTLRRFLAQDGWEGALRAAAGAGMGLLGTCAGAILMAEEVEGEEAGPLAVLPVAVRRNAYGRQVDSFVARLEPAELAPELAGSPPTPLEAVFIRAPRFVRLRPGEVQVLARWQGEPVLVRRGRWLAATFHPELTEDLRVHRLWLELLSA from the coding sequence GTGGAGGAGAGGCTCTCGCGGCCGCCGGTGGGAGTGCTGGACCTCCAGGGCGACGTCCGCGAACACGTGCGGGCGCTGGAGCAGGCGGGCGCCGAGGTGCGCCGCGTCAAGCGCCCGGAGCAGCTGGCGGGCCTCCGCGGACTGGTCCTGCCGGGAGGCGAGAGCACCACGCTGCGCCGCTTCCTCGCCCAGGACGGCTGGGAGGGGGCGCTGCGCGCGGCCGCCGGAGCGGGGATGGGCCTCCTGGGCACCTGCGCCGGCGCCATCCTCATGGCCGAGGAGGTGGAGGGGGAGGAAGCGGGACCGCTGGCGGTCCTCCCCGTCGCGGTGCGGCGGAATGCCTACGGGCGGCAGGTGGACTCCTTCGTGGCGCGCCTGGAGCCGGCCGAGCTGGCGCCAGAGCTGGCCGGCTCGCCGCCGACGCCGCTGGAGGCGGTCTTCATCCGCGCCCCGCGCTTCGTCCGGCTGCGCCCGGGCGAGGTGCAGGTGCTGGCCCGCTGGCAGGGGGAGCCGGTCCTGGTGCGGCGGGGACGCTGGCTGGCGGCCACCTTCCATCCGGAGCTGACGGAGGACTTGCGCGTCCACCGCCTCTGGCTCGAGCTGCTCTCGGCCTGA